DNA sequence from the Coturnix japonica isolate 7356 chromosome 3, Coturnix japonica 2.1, whole genome shotgun sequence genome:
CAAAGCCTTCTATGAAGCTGGGTTAGCAGCCAAGGTGAGAGTGGCTCAGGAATTCCAGGCTTTATCTTCCATGGTCTCCCCCAGCTGCACTGGCACGTGAGCAGCCAGATGCCGGCTCTGGTGGCCTTTCCTCAAACATCTTGTGTTTTATTGTGATGTGGTGGAAAGGCAAACATAAAGTAGTAAAGGGACATGAGCTGCAGACCCAGGGGGTCGACCAGAGTTCTGTTTTGTGGCTCTGCTATTGCAGATGCGGGACTCTTCATTGGTCCACTTTGCTCTGGGTCACCTAATTGTTACCACCTAACTGTTATGTAATGACTACAGGCTGTGACCTCCTGCCCAGACGTAATGACACACAGCAAACATAGCAGCATGTTCTTACTGTTTGGTGCTGGCTTTCCAGCCCATCACTCACACGGGAGAGTTGTGGCTGGGAACATAAACCATCCGCTGCCTGGTCTCACTTGTGGTTTCTCTCAACACCAGGCAGTCAACTGGGAGAACATGGCCTTCATCTTCCTCAACCACTTCCTGGACTTCTCAGATGTGCGTATCTTCTGCTGGGGGagaggctgtggctgccccatccctgcaggcattcaaggccaggctggatgtggctctgggcagcctgggctgctggctggtgaccctgcacacagcagggggttggaactggatgatctttgaggtccttttcaacccaggccattttgtgattctatgccTGTCATGTGGGCTGTAGGGCTGTGCAGACCCAGCATATGCTCAGCCTGGCCAGGGGATGCCTGAGGCTGAATGGGGCAGCACATGTGAGCTGGTACTGATGGAGAATGCAGTGCCCTGAATGACACAGACTGTAGTGTGAATGCCAAGGATGGCACTGCCTTGAGATCCACCACTTCTCCTTTCACAGGCCATTGAAGAAGGGAACCTGGATGCTCTGGACCACTCAGATTTCCGAAGCACAGACATTCCCTTTGAAGTTCCCCTCCCAGCCTATCAGCACGTACCTGTGAGTATCATCCCCTTCTGTTAGCTGCCTAGAAATGCTGCCCGAAGGCCCACTTCTTGTACTTCAGTACCCCTATCCTTGCCCCGCAGGAGGAGAAGCGGGAGGAGGTGAGGGACTGGGTGCTCACCATGTCCATGGACCAGCGGCTGGAGCAGGTGCTGCCACAGGACGAGCGTGACACGTACGAAGCCTCCTTggtggctgcaggcacaggggtGCGCTCCCTGCCCTGTGTGCTCACAGGTGAGCTCTGGGCCAGCTCACAGCTACATGGACATGGAGCATTTTACACATTGATTTGAGAGGGGTcgggcagtgctgtgtgccttGGCTGGTTGGTGATGGTGTCACTGTGTGGCCAGGGTACCCTGTGCTAAGGAACAAGATCGAGTTCAAGCGGCCGGGACGAGAAGCCAACAAGGACACGTGGAACAAGTTCCTGATGGCTGTCAAGGTGAGCCAGCCACTCATCCCTCCATGCTGATAATTAATCATTGTCCCACTGGCAGAGCTACACCAACCCAGGCGCGTTTCATTGTACCTCCATTGAATTCATCTCACAGTACCGGGGCACAACATGCCCTGCaggtgcagctctgccagctcccaggTGCCACCAGGGagaaggcagctgtgctgccccagtgCTGGTGCCATGGACACCTCTTTTACCCTGTAGACATCCCACAGCCCCGCGTGCCAAGATGTGCTCAAGTTCCTCAGCCAGTGGTGTGGGGGGCTCCCAAGCACCAGCTTCTCCTTCCAGTGATCCGGACCGCCCTGTTCCTCAGCCCCCTTTGCTTCTACCCTCAAATAAACACCTCTCAACCTTTCTGTGCTCCTGTTTGTCAGGGGATGCAGTGCCCAGGGACACGTAGCTCCTGGAGGCCAGAGCCGTAGCCCTTCCTCTCAATTCCTTGCCCTTGATATGGCTGCTAACCACGCAGCCTCCACGCTGAGGGGTGAAGCATCACCCTGCAAGCATCCACCCTGAGGACGGGGCAGTGTAAGAATGAAAACTTTTATTTACTCAAGGAAACAACAGAGGTTTACAAAGAAAGGGATTCTTTGCCTTGTGTTCATTGACCTGCTTCtgagcaccagctctgcaggtgGAGCACCAGCACCAAGGCCAACGCTGGGCCTCAGCATTTCTTCCTGCCCCCACCCGGTCCCTCTacctccccacagctctgcatgtAAGAGGCTGACAGCTTTcagtgcagctggaggagcCTTGTGGCCtagggaggggaagggagagagttCGTGAAACACAGCACCTGCGGGGTGGAGACTGCTGGTGCTTCTGGGCCATTCATGGCTGGGACCAGCAGGGTTTGTCCTGAGGAGGGTGGTGGGGTCATGGGGaggagcacagccccatccctaCACCTGGTGCAGCATCACCCCACTGTGTGACAGCACTTGTGCATCACCTGCAAGGAAAGAGGGTGTGTGTGAgcccagtgctgcactgcaggccGTGCCCACACCACTGCACTCACCTCTCCCGCTATGTGCACGTCTCAgccagccccaccagcagctgccTCTCCTTTGCTGTACCAGGCCGGGCCGCCTGGAAGCAAAGAGATGGAGGATTGCAAGGAGTGCTGGAGGGGCAGGGAGCCCTCAGTCCAGCTGTGAGAGTCCAGGCCTGGCCCACAGTGGTGGTGGTTAGGACATACCTGGCTCTTGCTGTAGCTGCGTGCCCAAGGGCCAATGCCCTGCAGGACCAGGGCTGCCAACGAGCACCTTCCAGACAGCACGGCTTctgtggctgccagcagcatggAGGGGAACCAGAGCGCCAGGGCCgtgtcctgcagagcagaaagaggTTGGGGGGTTCttggggggcacagagctgagaggGGCCCATGTGGACCAACGGGGGCCGGGatggagggaagagaaggagaaaaaaggcagaaaatagagaaagcagaaggacTCACATAGATGCGTGTGGTGTTGAAGGGGCAGTCGTTGGTGGCTATGGCTGCACGGGCATCAGCCGGCAGCGCGGGGCTGTTGCAGCCGGTGACCAGGCGCATCCCACGGCTGTGGATGGTGAGTGCGATGGCCAAGGCCAGCCCCACGCTGCAGGCTGTGGACAGCAGGCAGTTCAACAGGGACACGCTCAGCAGggcccagtgctgccagcatAAGGAGAACGTGTGAGAGGGATGGGGTAAGACGTGGGGCTGGGCACAACATGGCTCTGCATGGGGTCACTGGGAACCCTGCAGaggtctgtgctgcacagatACATGCTGTGCACATCCCCCCTCTTGGTGGGCTTCAGCcaccctctgtgctgtgcctcacACTGCTCCACCTGAcccacagaatggcctgggttgaaaaggaccacagtgatcacccagtcccaaccccctgctgtgtgcagggtcaccaaccagcagaccaggctgcccagagccacatccagcctggccttgaatgatacagggatggggcatccacagcctccttgggcaacctgttccagtgcgtcaccaccctctgggggaaaacCTTCCTCCCGATATCCAACCcgaacctcccctgtctcagtttaagcccactccccccatccccacgAACCACAGCGGCTCccccagcacctgcagccccaggcgCTGCCGCAGCCCGAGCAGCAGAGGCGGAAGAAGCTGCTGGGTCCAAGGTCCGAGGGAGCGGCTGCCCGCAGTCCCCGGGGCGCAGCGCGGCACCGACCCCCGCTCAGCTCCATCCCCCCCATGTCccaccccgcagccccgcacTCACCAGGGCAGCCCGGGCAAGGTTGCGCGACACCAGGATGGCGACGATGCCCACAGCGATGCTCTGCGGGTTACAGACCCTCACTCAACACCCCGCAGCCTTTCCCCgctcccacccaccccctgCGGACCCAGCTCGGGGTCCCACCCGCATCGCACGGCGCTCACCAGCAGCCCGGACACCACGGACACGATGTTGACCACGGCGTACTCGGGGGTGACGGCGCCTTTGGCCCGAGCGACGTGGCGCAGGACGGAGCCGTGCACGATGGCTCCCAGCACCAGGTTGCTGTGGCCCAGCACGATCAGAGCCAGCCCGGCCCGCATCAACCGCTGCGGTTCAGCCAGGGGTCCCGGCCACCGCGGCCCCGCACGCCCGCCCGCCATGGCCGCCCGAAGCTGGAGCCGCCCCGAGGCGGAGCCCCGCTCCTCCCCAGCCCCGgaaaagaggcagcagcagcagttgaggttatttacaaaacagtttattaaaaataggaaatgatAGAAATGAGATGCGGGAGCAGCGCCGCGCTCAGCCCCGAAGCCGCATGCAGGGCTCAGCCCCTCCGAGCACCCACCGGGCTACAAAGGAGGGAGCCGAGCACCGGAGCACCCGGCAGAGCCCAGgctgacagcacagagctccaggctgacagcacagagctccaggctgacagagcacagagctccaggctgacagagcacagagctccaggctgacagagcacagagctccagGCTGCCCGTAGGGGCCCGCAGCAGcacgcagcagcagcagggcaggaggacCAAGCTCGGCTCCgggatgctgcagcaggggaCACAGCCCAGGGGAGCGCACAGCACGGCCCtgcacctgcagcacagggcaacGTGTTGCGCAGGAGCCGCGGGGCTGTgcaaaacaagtaaacaaagtGCAGCCAAAGGGGAGCAAAGGGGATGGAGCTGGAGCCCTCCGCAAGGGGACGAGGAGAGttggagggtggggggggtaCAGAGAGGGAATGGGGTTTAAAGGGCTCCCCTCTGCTtacctttaaattaaaataaaaacaaaaacaaccaaaaaaaatcaaagaaaatgaaaaaaacaaaaaaaaccaaccatttctgtgctgtgcaaaaaaaaaaagacacttgGTACAATCCAAACAGAACCAATTCCATGCACGTGAATGGGGCTGTAGAACAGCACCCAGCCAGGACCCggctccccagcagcacctggcaAAATCCCAACATAAAACAGGGCTGGAAATAATACTGATGCGCAAAGTCCCCTTTAATAGGCGGGCAGGGATGAGCTGCTGGGCCCAGCCACAGCACATGCAGGACGAGCTtccaagcactgcagctggggGCTTGTTGATGCCCTATGGTGATGGACAGACACACAAGGGGTGACAGGCAACAAAGCTGCACCGGCCGCCCTGGAGCCAAGGGATGCTACGATGACACCGTCACTGCCGTCAGAGCCCCGTTCCGGGTGTAGTAGAACTTGCTGAACGCCTCTTCAAGTAAACAGGTAAGTCTGCTCTGGTCAGCCTGGGAGGGGGAACAAGTCGGAGTGAGGGGGGTGTGAAGCTGAGAGCTGGGTTAGAGCCTGTATGGGGATGTGGGCAGGAACATGGGGCTACTTCTGTCTCCCCACACAGACGAGGACAGGTAAGTATGAGACGAGACAATTAAGAAGGGAACACAGAGCTGCATCCCTGCTTGGGACTCAAGGCTGCTCACCTCACTGATGAATCCAAGCTGGACCAATTCAGCTGCCAGTTCCTGGATATTATCATCTGCAACACAGGGAAGTGTGTAAATCCCAGGCCCAGACCGCACCGCTGACTGCAGTGCACGGGAGTGGAGGAGGAGAGGCACTTACTGGGCTGCAGGTCACAACTCAAGTGTCGATTCAACTTGTCTTCcagtttcagcagcagtgttAACTGCAGGGTAGAGAAGTTCTCGTGAGCACAGGCAGTTTTACAGGCCAGGAATGTTCCCTGCCCCCCCTAAACCCCCCCCAAGCCCCCACTGGGATGATGGGAATCACCCTCTCTCCTGGCCCTGCAGAGCTCCACTGGAGTCTAAGAGGATAAAACACACCCAGCTCCATTATTCCCAAGCCCTGCCAGCTCACAACCACATGGAAGGAGTGCCCTGAGGGTGTATCTTATGAGGATAAGCCATAAATGCTAACTAAGCACAGATCACCTACAGGCACAGGCTGTAGAGGTCACTGTTCATCCCAGGACTgtgtgacctttaaggacccttccaacccaaggtGGGTCTCAATGTGGCTTTGTGCCCCAAGGACTGTGCTCAGCACCacccccaccacacacacagcatgttCAGCCACAAGGTGGGACCTACATGATGCTTCACTCCCTCCTCTACTGACTCGATGTTGCACTGCATCAGCACCAcctgaaagagaagcagagacgCCCCGTGAcccactgctgctcacagcacagctgcacagggagcaaTGGAGGTGTTGTGTTCTCACCTTGCGGGTTTCCACCTCCGCTGGCTCCGGAGTTGGGGTTTTTACTGATGGTGGAGCAATGGGAGACTTCACCACcacctgctggggctgctgaggtCGCGGCATCCCAAAAGCCGTGAGTGGGTAGATACCATTCCTACAAAGAATCCGGATCTGAGGTTATGCCTGTCCTAAAAACCACCCCAGTCTCATGCACGGTAAAAGAGGTACTTAGAAACATACACACACCATTCCAAAACCAAATGGAGACGCCAAGAAATGAGCTCTCTTACCTGACGTCCTCCAGGAACTTGTCCAGCTCCAGTGCTGGAGACTGggagaagctggaaggaaagaagcagtgCAATGAGAAGCCATTCACAGAACCACATTAACATCCACTCGAGTCCATTTGGATGCAGTTTCTAATCCCTGTAGCCCAGATTTCAGCTACATAAGCAGGCAGGGGAAGCACAGTCAGAGTCAGCTCACAGCAAGGCAACGTTTTAAGGGTGGGTACTAAACAGGCAGTGCTTTCCTTTagagagctgtgcagtgctgagcattATTTGGCAGGTGCTTCCCCTGATGGTTCTCATCAGATTTTCCTATTGCTGGACATGCTGTAGCTGCATTTCCCTCCCATTGGCCTGGGAGCGAAGCACATCTCAGCTGCATGGGATCTGTTTGTGCAAGTTCTCCTCCCAttgggcagagagcagcaggagatggtCCAGCACTCAGCCATACCCAGAGCAGATCCCTGTGAGCCCACCCAGGGTTACTCACATCATTTTGACTCCTTCCCTATCGGCGTGGTTGAtctctgccagcactgcactcATGTCGAGGTTTTTGGTCATTTCTTCTAATGCGTTTTCAGGAATcatatctatttaaaaaatggaaaggtaAACCTGAATAACTGCATTTCCACCACCCCTAGAGTTGCAGTGGTAACTCAGCGAGGCGTTATGGAACACAATGTGGCACCCTGGCACCCCGTACTCACGTTGATGGCCAACGATGCAGTGAGCGGCGAGCAGCTTTAGGGATGGCACCTCAAACAATGCCTGATGGAAAAGGAGCTCCCGGGCCGTAGGGCGTTTGCCTGGGTCCTGTTCTAGACACTTCTGAATGAACTCCTATGAGAAAAAGACGGTATGAGACCACGCACGAGGCCCACAGCTCCACGTGGGTGCTAACCTTTCCATGCTCACCCTCTGCAAGGGGTCCTCCAGCAGCTGGATGGCACTGTTAATAGCCTCCTGGGGCACGTAAGATGACTCTCCATTACCCTGTATTTCCAGCACGGCCATCTGCAAGAACAAAGCAGCGTGTTGGACCTCACTAAGAAGTGATTAAGATCACTGCTGGCAAGTATGAGATCCTAACAGCAAAGTTGATTGGTGTTATTTAAGGTGACGGTTTGTGGAGGCAGAGAGAATAACTGCTTCATTACGATAGCTTGGTTCCAGCACCTCCACACATTGCCAAGAAGCCCTTAAAACTCTGCCAGAGCCTCCTTAGACAGACAGCCTCTCTGTTTTGAATTTC
Encoded proteins:
- the KRTCAP3 gene encoding keratinocyte-associated protein 3 isoform X1; amino-acid sequence: MAGGRAGPRWPGPLAEPQRLMRAGLALIVLGHSNLVLGAIVHGSVLRHVARAKGAVTPEYAVVNIVSVVSGLLSIAVGIVAILVSRNLARAALHWALLSVSLLNCLLSTACSVGLALAIALTIHSRGMRLVTGCNSPALPADARAAIATNDCPFNTTRIYVSPSAFSIFCLFSPSLPSIPAPVGPHGPLSALCPPRTPQPLSALQDTALALWFPSMLLAATEAVLSGRCSLAALVLQGIGPWARSYSKSQAARPGTAKERQLLVGLAETCT
- the KRTCAP3 gene encoding keratinocyte-associated protein 3 isoform X3; its protein translation is MAGGRAGPRWPGPLAEPQRLMRAGLALIVLGHSNLVLGAIVHGSVLRHVARAKGAVTPEYAVVNIVSVVSGLLHWALLSVSLLNCLLSTACSVGLALAIALTIHSRGMRLVTGCNSPALPADARAAIATNDCPFNTTRIYDTALALWFPSMLLAATEAVLSGRCSLAALVLQGIGPWARSYSKSQAARPGTAKERQLLVGLAETCT
- the KRTCAP3 gene encoding keratinocyte-associated protein 3 isoform X2, with the translated sequence MAGGRAGPRWPGPLAEPQRLMRAGLALIVLGHSNLVLGAIVHGSVLRHVARAKGAVTPEYAVVNIVSVVSGLLSIAVGIVAILVSRNLARAALHWALLSVSLLNCLLSTACSVGLALAIALTIHSRGMRLVTGCNSPALPADARAAIATNDCPFNTTRIYDTALALWFPSMLLAATEAVLSGRCSLAALVLQGIGPWARSYSKSQAARPGTAKERQLLVGLAETCT